One window of Novipirellula aureliae genomic DNA carries:
- a CDS encoding L-fucose isomerase — MDHNQTSPTVWQGDLPKIGIRPTIDGRQGGVRESLEDQTMNLAKRVAELITSNLRYPNGDSVECVIADTCIGGVAEAAACENKFRRENVGVSLTVTPCWCYGSETMDMDPLRPKAVFGFNGTERPGAVYLAAVLAGHSQKGLPAFGIYGRDVQDAGDANMPADVQGKILDFARCGLAAALMRGKAYLSMGGTSMGIAGSMVDYRFWEKYLGMRVEDIDMSEFAGRMKKGQFDQDEYEKALAWVKEHCPEGDDYNSDETRRSREQLDSEWSDCVKMSLIARDLMVGNPKLAEMGLQEQAHGHQAIASGFQGQRQWTDHFPNGDFMEAILNTSFDWNGKRAPYIVATENDALNAATMLFGNLLTNTAQVFADLRTYWSPDAVASACDGYQLEGAGSDGLLHLINSGPATLDGTGQQTDADGTPTMKPFWEIEDVEVEKCLQATTWHPSITEYFLGGGMSSRYKTRGGMKATMTRINLVDGLGPALQIAEGYTVELPEQVHDTLDQRTNPTWPTTWFAPIVTGRGAFTSTYEVMNHWGANHCVMTAGHVGHLFITLASILRIPVYMHNVDSGRVFRPSTWNAFGTDQLEGADFRACENFGPLYR, encoded by the coding sequence ATGGACCACAACCAAACTTCACCCACCGTCTGGCAAGGCGACTTACCCAAGATTGGCATCCGACCGACCATCGACGGACGGCAGGGCGGTGTTCGCGAATCGCTTGAAGATCAAACGATGAACTTAGCGAAGCGAGTTGCTGAGCTGATCACAAGCAACCTTCGCTATCCCAACGGCGATTCGGTCGAATGTGTGATTGCGGACACTTGCATCGGTGGCGTCGCCGAGGCCGCCGCATGCGAGAACAAGTTTCGCCGCGAAAACGTTGGCGTCTCGCTGACGGTCACCCCTTGCTGGTGTTATGGATCGGAAACCATGGACATGGATCCATTGCGGCCCAAGGCGGTGTTTGGATTCAACGGTACCGAACGTCCCGGGGCTGTGTATTTGGCGGCGGTGTTGGCCGGTCATAGTCAAAAAGGACTTCCTGCGTTCGGAATCTACGGGCGAGACGTCCAGGACGCTGGCGATGCGAACATGCCAGCGGACGTGCAGGGGAAAATCTTGGACTTCGCTCGTTGCGGTTTAGCCGCTGCATTGATGCGTGGAAAGGCATACCTTTCGATGGGTGGTACATCGATGGGCATCGCCGGTTCAATGGTCGACTATCGGTTCTGGGAAAAGTATCTCGGCATGCGGGTCGAAGACATCGACATGAGCGAGTTCGCTGGGCGAATGAAAAAGGGCCAATTCGATCAGGATGAATATGAAAAAGCTTTGGCTTGGGTCAAAGAACATTGTCCCGAAGGCGACGACTACAACAGTGACGAAACGCGGCGATCCCGTGAACAGCTCGATAGTGAATGGTCGGACTGCGTCAAAATGTCGCTGATCGCTCGTGACCTAATGGTGGGCAACCCCAAGTTGGCTGAAATGGGCTTGCAGGAACAAGCACACGGGCACCAAGCGATCGCGTCAGGGTTCCAAGGTCAACGCCAATGGACAGACCATTTCCCGAACGGTGACTTCATGGAAGCGATCCTGAACACGTCATTTGACTGGAATGGAAAACGCGCTCCCTATATCGTCGCGACGGAAAACGATGCATTGAACGCAGCCACCATGTTGTTCGGAAATTTACTGACCAACACGGCTCAGGTGTTCGCCGACTTGCGAACCTACTGGAGTCCCGATGCGGTCGCTTCGGCATGCGATGGTTACCAATTGGAAGGTGCGGGAAGCGATGGGCTGCTGCACTTGATCAATTCGGGCCCCGCAACCTTGGACGGTACGGGTCAGCAGACCGATGCCGATGGCACACCAACGATGAAACCATTCTGGGAAATCGAGGATGTTGAAGTCGAGAAATGTTTGCAGGCGACCACGTGGCATCCATCGATCACCGAATACTTCCTCGGTGGTGGCATGAGTTCACGGTACAAAACACGAGGCGGCATGAAGGCCACCATGACGCGGATCAACTTGGTCGACGGCTTGGGCCCAGCTTTGCAAATCGCTGAAGGTTATACCGTCGAATTGCCCGAGCAAGTCCATGACACACTCGACCAGCGCACCAACCCGACTTGGCCGACGACATGGTTCGCACCGATCGTGACCGGTCGCGGCGCATTCACATCGACCTATGAAGTGATGAACCATTGGGGTGCAAACCACTGTGTGATGACTGCCGGTCACGTCGGACACTTGTTCATCACCTTGGCTTCGATCCTTCGCATCCCTGTCTACATGCATAACGTCGACAGTGGCCGCGTGTTCCGTCCGAGCACATGGAATGCTTTCGGCACCGATCAATTGGAAGGTGCGGATTTCCGCGCTTGTGAAAACTTTGGTCCGCTGTATCGATAG
- the aroE gene encoding shikimate dehydrogenase, with protein MTNIDAKTTVCALFGHPVGHSLSPAIHNAAFNHLDLPMVYVAHDVEPGQVGKALDGVRAMGYRGLSVTIPHKVEAMQSVDEVDPTAAGIGCINTVVNEGGHLKGYNSDGLGALNALRDAGADPEGKKVVVLGSGGAARAIAVTLACEAKPNELVIMGVKPDELEQLVHDASQRGNTSVRGCPLNDDSLKQEIVAADVVMHCSPIGMHPNEDASLVPVELLREGLVVFDAVYNPRQTRLLKETIAAGGIAIEGIEMFLGQAYVQFELWTGQKAPRDVMRQVVEANL; from the coding sequence ATGACAAACATTGACGCCAAGACTACCGTTTGTGCCCTGTTTGGGCATCCCGTTGGTCACTCGCTTTCGCCAGCCATTCACAACGCAGCATTCAACCATCTCGATTTGCCAATGGTTTACGTTGCCCATGACGTCGAACCGGGGCAAGTCGGCAAGGCACTCGATGGTGTGCGAGCAATGGGATATCGCGGCTTGTCGGTAACCATTCCGCACAAGGTCGAAGCAATGCAAAGTGTCGATGAAGTCGATCCGACCGCCGCTGGAATCGGTTGTATCAATACTGTCGTCAACGAGGGTGGGCACTTAAAAGGATACAACTCCGACGGACTCGGTGCCCTCAACGCTCTTCGTGACGCCGGTGCTGACCCCGAAGGAAAAAAAGTCGTGGTACTCGGATCGGGAGGGGCTGCACGTGCGATTGCCGTTACCTTGGCCTGTGAAGCCAAGCCCAATGAATTAGTTATCATGGGCGTCAAGCCGGATGAACTTGAGCAACTGGTTCATGACGCATCGCAGCGCGGCAACACGTCGGTGCGGGGATGTCCACTTAACGATGACTCACTGAAACAGGAAATCGTCGCTGCCGACGTTGTCATGCACTGCTCTCCGATTGGAATGCATCCCAACGAGGATGCATCGCTCGTTCCTGTAGAACTATTGAGAGAGGGGCTGGTGGTTTTTGATGCCGTCTATAACCCTCGTCAAACTCGTCTATTGAAAGAGACGATTGCTGCAGGTGGGATCGCCATCGAAGGCATCGAGATGTTTCTCGGTCAAGCGTACGTGCAATTCGAGTTGTGGACGGGGCAAAAGGCACCGCGAGATGTCATGCGCCAAGTGGTTGAGGCAAACCTATGA
- a CDS encoding shikimate kinase has translation MNGKPMNVILVGYRGTGKSEVGRLLAGKLGLTVVSLDAELVKKAGKAVPEIVAERGWPGFRDLEEEIVRQFAAQQDQVIDCGGGVIEREANFEPLRNAGIVIWLKAKPETIVNRIGGDDQRPSLTGTSSFTDEVVEVLRRRTPLYQRIAHHEIDTDNVMPAKIADEIVDLI, from the coding sequence ATGAATGGCAAACCAATGAATGTTATCCTTGTTGGCTATCGTGGAACTGGTAAAAGCGAAGTCGGCCGATTGCTTGCGGGAAAGCTCGGTTTGACCGTCGTCAGTCTTGATGCGGAACTGGTCAAGAAAGCAGGCAAAGCTGTTCCTGAAATCGTTGCTGAGCGAGGTTGGCCAGGGTTTCGAGATTTAGAAGAAGAGATCGTGCGACAATTTGCCGCTCAGCAAGACCAAGTGATCGATTGCGGTGGTGGGGTGATCGAACGCGAAGCTAATTTTGAACCGCTTCGTAATGCGGGAATCGTCATTTGGCTGAAAGCCAAGCCCGAGACGATCGTCAACCGGATCGGCGGTGATGACCAACGTCCATCACTGACCGGCACGAGTAGCTTTACCGACGAAGTGGTTGAGGTCCTACGCAGACGAACACCGCTGTACCAGCGGATTGCTCATCACGAAATCGACACCGACAACGTGATGCCAGCGAAGATCGCTGATGAAATCGTTGATTTGATCTGA